One genomic window of Halolamina sediminis includes the following:
- a CDS encoding ATPase, T2SS/T4P/T4SS family, translating to MSLLPWRAEDDDGACACRPAFVEPAGTGIENRVELHIDADDCPGDGDLATEPACRATAVDALADRDAESVRVRSAGYERWYTDGAVGLLHAAGRFAALAEHHDAEIAATARTAPLRAARDATGRAATIGRLAAETGLAAGAERAADHEEALRAHGGPAIARSRIDHRPPTDARLRETVALSTGGTVRQYALDSAAESDAIYHLTPASASFDAAAFELLDAAAERLAERDGGGDLAPARAVREVANPDAPIAELSATLRKHTRGNGVFADLFADDRVSDVYVTAPAAETPIRVVVDDETMPTNVRLTPEGVGTLASRVRRSSGRAFSRATPQVDATLPVGPPDDREEVRIAGVTRPLSPGPAFAVRRHDAEPWTLPRLVAVGSLTPRAAALLSLAVERGGTGLVAGARGAGKTTTLGALLWALPRSTRTVLIEDTPELPAAALRAAGRDVQSLRVARDDDDSAQTSPASALRTALRLGEGALIVGEVRGEEASTLYEAMRVGAASGTVLGTVHGDGADAVRTRMIEDLGVSESAFAATGFVLTVADTERGRRAVAIEEVESVDDGTELHPLFALDDGELEPTDRLDRGESSLLADLAAPGEGYGETLTALNARADHLRSLAADGVTRPAAIRAEDDGRTDGSGEPW from the coding sequence ATGTCACTGCTGCCGTGGCGGGCCGAGGACGACGACGGGGCGTGTGCCTGCCGGCCGGCGTTCGTCGAGCCCGCCGGGACGGGGATCGAAAACCGCGTCGAACTCCATATCGACGCCGACGACTGCCCCGGCGACGGCGACCTCGCGACCGAGCCGGCCTGTCGAGCGACCGCCGTCGACGCACTCGCCGACCGGGACGCCGAATCCGTTCGCGTCCGATCGGCGGGGTACGAACGCTGGTACACCGACGGCGCCGTCGGACTACTCCACGCTGCCGGCCGGTTCGCGGCACTGGCCGAGCACCACGACGCCGAGATCGCCGCGACCGCGCGCACGGCCCCGCTACGGGCTGCCCGCGACGCAACTGGCCGCGCCGCCACGATCGGCCGCCTTGCCGCGGAGACCGGGCTCGCAGCGGGCGCTGAGCGGGCCGCCGACCACGAGGAGGCACTGCGTGCCCACGGCGGGCCGGCGATCGCCCGATCCCGGATCGACCACCGGCCGCCGACCGACGCCCGACTGCGCGAGACGGTGGCGCTCTCGACCGGCGGGACAGTCCGGCAATACGCGCTTGACTCGGCGGCCGAATCGGACGCGATCTACCACCTCACGCCCGCGTCGGCGTCGTTCGACGCGGCCGCGTTCGAACTGCTCGACGCCGCGGCGGAGCGACTGGCGGAGCGCGACGGGGGTGGTGATCTTGCTCCGGCCCGTGCGGTTCGGGAGGTGGCGAATCCCGACGCCCCGATCGCCGAGCTGTCGGCGACGCTCCGGAAGCACACGCGCGGCAACGGCGTGTTCGCGGACCTGTTCGCGGACGACCGCGTCTCGGACGTCTACGTCACCGCACCCGCGGCGGAGACGCCCATCCGGGTCGTCGTCGACGACGAGACGATGCCGACGAACGTCCGGCTCACCCCCGAGGGAGTCGGGACGCTCGCGTCACGGGTCCGCCGGAGCAGCGGGCGCGCGTTCTCGCGAGCGACCCCACAGGTGGACGCGACGCTGCCCGTCGGCCCGCCCGACGACCGCGAGGAGGTGCGGATCGCCGGCGTCACCCGACCGCTCTCGCCCGGGCCAGCGTTCGCCGTGCGGCGCCACGACGCCGAGCCATGGACGCTCCCCCGGCTCGTCGCCGTCGGCTCCCTGACGCCGCGGGCGGCGGCGCTGCTCTCCCTGGCGGTCGAACGCGGCGGGACCGGGTTGGTCGCCGGCGCACGCGGCGCGGGGAAGACGACGACGCTCGGCGCGCTGCTGTGGGCGCTCCCTCGATCCACGCGGACGGTACTGATCGAGGACACTCCCGAACTTCCGGCCGCGGCGCTCCGTGCTGCGGGCCGTGACGTGCAGTCGCTCCGGGTCGCCCGCGACGACGACGACTCCGCCCAGACGAGCCCCGCATCCGCGCTCCGGACCGCACTCAGACTCGGCGAGGGCGCGCTGATCGTCGGCGAAGTCAGGGGCGAGGAAGCGAGCACGCTGTACGAGGCGATGCGCGTCGGCGCGGCCTCGGGGACGGTGCTCGGCACGGTCCACGGCGACGGCGCCGACGCAGTCCGGACCAGAATGATCGAGGATCTAGGCGTGAGCGAGTCCGCGTTCGCCGCGACGGGGTTCGTGCTCACCGTCGCCGACACGGAACGCGGCCGGCGCGCAGTCGCGATCGAGGAGGTCGAATCAGTCGACGACGGGACCGAGCTCCATCCGTTGTTCGCGCTCGACGACGGCGAGCTCGAACCGACCGACCGGCTCGACCGCGGCGAGAGCAGCCTGCTAGCGGATCTCGCGGCGCCGGGCGAGGGGTACGGCGAGACGCTGACGGCGTTGAACGCGCGGGCCGATCACCTGCGGTCACTCGCCGCCGACGGCGTGACGCGCCCGGCAGCCATCCGGGCGGAGGACGACGGTCGCACCGACGGGAGTGGGGAGCCGTGGTAG
- a CDS encoding DUF7284 family protein yields MSATALDACLCLLLISAAAVTVTSTPAPTTDEPDRADPVAETLTAATADVPYTLRPAPDGEGDRDADTNPEYERVAHGTLISLLADAAVRTVRVDGEALTGTSEGFAAAVRATVVERLPARTRVVVRWRPYPDAHMGRAFAVGPEPPADANINAATVHAPSGVDPPANASVAATEGGFARLGRVVAASLVAGLLPPEKGRLALADDPPLDALVQHRYRRVSARYGVETAGAIERGDTTAANSRIAAAMADRVASDLRRGSGSPTDAVASLELDTVEISVRTWSP; encoded by the coding sequence ATGAGTGCCACCGCACTCGACGCCTGTCTCTGCCTGCTGTTGATCAGCGCGGCCGCGGTCACGGTGACCAGTACGCCGGCACCCACGACCGACGAGCCCGACCGGGCCGACCCAGTCGCGGAGACACTGACTGCGGCGACCGCGGACGTACCGTACACGCTGCGGCCGGCGCCGGACGGGGAGGGGGACCGGGACGCCGACACGAACCCGGAGTACGAGCGTGTCGCCCACGGGACGCTCATCTCGTTGCTGGCCGATGCCGCGGTCCGGACCGTCCGTGTCGACGGTGAGGCACTCACTGGCACCAGCGAGGGGTTCGCGGCCGCGGTTCGGGCGACGGTCGTCGAACGCCTGCCGGCCCGAACCCGGGTCGTCGTCCGCTGGCGGCCGTACCCCGACGCCCACATGGGTCGAGCGTTCGCCGTCGGTCCGGAGCCGCCGGCGGACGCCAACATAAACGCGGCGACGGTTCACGCACCGAGCGGCGTCGATCCGCCCGCGAACGCGTCGGTCGCGGCGACCGAAGGTGGGTTCGCACGCCTCGGCCGCGTCGTCGCAGCGTCACTGGTCGCGGGACTGCTCCCACCCGAGAAGGGCCGACTGGCGCTCGCCGACGATCCGCCGCTCGACGCGCTCGTTCAGCACCGCTACCGACGGGTGAGCGCCCGGTACGGCGTCGAGACGGCGGGAGCGATCGAGCGAGGAGACACCACCGCCGCGAACAGCCGGATCGCGGCCGCGATGGCCGACCGCGTCGCGAGCGACCTCCGCCGAGGCAGTGGGAGCCCGACCGACGCTGTGGCGTCGCTCGAACTGGACACCGTCGAGATCTCCGTCCGGACGTGGTCACCGTGA
- a CDS encoding DUF7283 family protein, which produces MIGPPVDSTALHAGLVVAAAAFLAVAGTLPARPAPDAAGVADTVDSVAAGDAPSSATHEHGADAVRLRPHGISMRNSRGTTRATFAFGPVVTVDDGKLRRVLDGEPPRTVFADRDAFRDTVEAAREREPEWIASDEIAVREVSWDGYRATLVGA; this is translated from the coding sequence ATGATCGGACCTCCAGTCGACTCGACGGCGTTGCACGCCGGTCTCGTGGTGGCCGCGGCGGCGTTTCTCGCCGTCGCCGGAACGCTCCCCGCTCGCCCCGCGCCCGACGCGGCGGGCGTCGCAGACACCGTCGACTCGGTCGCGGCCGGCGACGCGCCATCAAGCGCGACACACGAACACGGCGCCGACGCCGTCCGGCTCCGTCCCCACGGAATCTCGATGCGGAACAGCCGCGGGACCACGCGGGCGACGTTCGCGTTCGGCCCCGTCGTGACGGTCGACGACGGGAAGCTCCGTCGAGTTCTCGACGGGGAACCGCCGCGAACGGTGTTCGCGGATCGCGACGCGTTCCGCGACACGGTCGAAGCTGCACGGGAGCGCGAGCCTGAGTGGATCGCGTCGGACGAGATCGCCGTCAGGGAGGTGAGCTGGGATGGCTACCGCGCCACGCTCGTCGGTGCTTGA
- a CDS encoding DUF7285 family protein: MATAPRSSVLDRGQASPTATLVAVAAIGLGLSLYATVFAGVLPTTDREVAEPTLSRVNDAVAPAGVASAGRLGAAVDEGPTGWTLRVELRAGSQHWAAGDTPAPNEESQSAGRRVPVRIAPGRVVSGWLRVVVSR, translated from the coding sequence ATGGCTACCGCGCCACGCTCGTCGGTGCTTGACCGCGGGCAGGCGTCGCCGACGGCGACGCTCGTCGCCGTGGCGGCGATCGGGCTCGGGCTGTCGCTGTACGCGACGGTGTTCGCCGGCGTTCTCCCGACCACGGATCGCGAGGTCGCCGAGCCGACGCTCTCTCGAGTCAACGACGCCGTCGCGCCGGCCGGCGTCGCGTCGGCCGGCCGGCTCGGCGCAGCCGTCGACGAGGGACCGACGGGCTGGACACTCCGAGTCGAGCTCCGTGCCGGGTCGCAGCACTGGGCGGCCGGCGACACTCCTGCTCCGAACGAGGAGAGCCAGTCGGCGGGCCGGCGAGTCCCGGTACGGATCGCACCCGGCCGAGTGGTGTCCGGCTGGCTCCGGGTGGTTGTGTCCCGATGA
- a CDS encoding DUF7311 family protein has product MIRALLAVSLAAALLAVSLPAVEAAAADRTAAALDRDVNRLERAGESLLAADDPGARRVLTVTLPANSLVAVGVERFVVDCDPACGVRYSLRNGATRTRRLSLPLVTPDGPVRFGTPGDHRLRLGLARGDGGRVVTVRG; this is encoded by the coding sequence GCTGCTCGCCGTATCGCTGCCAGCAGTCGAGGCGGCGGCGGCGGACCGAACGGCCGCGGCGCTCGACCGCGACGTGAACCGACTTGAACGGGCGGGGGAGTCGCTGCTCGCCGCCGACGATCCCGGTGCACGACGGGTACTCACGGTCACGCTCCCCGCGAACTCGTTGGTGGCGGTCGGCGTGGAGCGGTTCGTCGTCGACTGCGACCCCGCGTGTGGAGTCCGGTACAGCCTCCGGAACGGCGCGACCCGAACGCGACGGCTTTCACTCCCGCTCGTAACCCCGGACGGCCCCGTTCGGTTCGGGACGCCCGGGGATCACCGACTGCGGCTCGGCCTCGCTCGCGGCGACGGCGGCCGGGTCGTCACGGTTCGGGGCTGA
- a CDS encoding type II secretion system F family protein, which produces MVARSSDGREQFARLVERVGASWPRTPAVDGALRDACEELDWPAAPQLVAASEAIGSLIVVAGTLTAVAIGAVTLLSLAVVLGTGLLLAARNAPIAAAALSRTRAVGDAPGLFGRLTLRLRVEPSLERAVAFAGRSGDDDLANSLREHARDARGTPGSGLASFAAAWGETAPEIERAAALVADAADAPADARERGCERALSAVRSGVEERAASFAGEIRAPLTGLYAFGVLLPLALVGVLPAARLTGVNVGLGTLTVLYDLLLPTGLLVASGWLLARRPVSFPPPEVDSDHPAVPDRRRSAAALGVFVAVATGAGCLFVLPWAASIVAVGAGSGAALLWLFAPARELRREVREIESGLPDALALVGRRVAGGTAVERALAETAAELPGDAGDLLADAAERGERLGVPVEKAFFGRFGALRDVPSPRARDAGRLFALAATEGAPAGEALVAVGDHLRELARVEREARRELATITGTLSNTAALFGPLVGGVSVAMVGRIPADAGGTGGALGGSGASASAALAPASIGPIVGVYVLLLAATLTGLATALERGIDRSLLGYRVGLALPTATAAYVAAVVAGGTLL; this is translated from the coding sequence GTGGTAGCTCGCTCGTCGGACGGACGGGAGCAGTTCGCCCGGCTCGTCGAGCGAGTCGGGGCGTCGTGGCCACGGACACCCGCCGTCGACGGAGCGCTGCGTGACGCCTGCGAGGAACTCGACTGGCCGGCGGCACCGCAGTTGGTCGCTGCGAGCGAGGCGATCGGGAGCCTGATCGTGGTCGCCGGTACCCTCACCGCCGTCGCGATCGGCGCAGTCACGTTGCTCTCGCTCGCGGTCGTCCTCGGCACGGGACTGCTGCTCGCCGCCCGAAACGCCCCGATCGCCGCCGCGGCGCTGTCACGTACCCGTGCCGTCGGCGACGCGCCGGGGCTGTTCGGTCGGCTGACGCTCCGGCTCCGGGTGGAGCCGAGCCTGGAACGGGCAGTCGCGTTCGCCGGGCGGTCCGGCGACGACGATCTCGCCAACTCGCTGCGCGAGCACGCTCGCGACGCCCGTGGAACGCCCGGCTCGGGGTTGGCGTCGTTCGCCGCGGCCTGGGGCGAGACGGCGCCGGAGATCGAACGCGCCGCGGCGCTGGTCGCCGACGCCGCCGACGCCCCCGCGGACGCACGCGAACGCGGCTGTGAGCGCGCGCTCTCGGCCGTGCGCTCGGGCGTCGAGGAGCGTGCCGCGTCGTTCGCGGGGGAGATCCGGGCGCCGCTGACGGGGCTGTACGCCTTCGGCGTGTTGCTCCCGCTCGCGCTCGTCGGCGTGCTCCCCGCGGCACGGCTCACGGGTGTGAACGTCGGGCTCGGCACGCTAACGGTGCTCTACGATCTGCTTCTCCCGACAGGGCTGCTCGTCGCGAGCGGTTGGCTGCTCGCCCGGCGGCCGGTCTCGTTCCCGCCACCCGAAGTCGATAGCGACCACCCCGCGGTTCCCGACCGCCGGCGGAGCGCTGCCGCGCTCGGCGTGTTCGTGGCTGTCGCCACGGGCGCGGGCTGTCTGTTCGTGCTGCCGTGGGCAGCCTCGATCGTCGCCGTCGGCGCCGGGTCGGGTGCCGCGCTGCTGTGGCTGTTCGCACCCGCACGGGAGCTTCGGCGGGAAGTTCGGGAGATCGAGTCGGGGCTGCCGGACGCGCTGGCGCTGGTCGGTCGGCGAGTCGCCGGCGGAACGGCCGTCGAACGGGCACTCGCGGAGACCGCAGCGGAGCTGCCCGGCGACGCCGGCGACCTGCTGGCCGACGCTGCGGAACGGGGAGAGCGGTTGGGGGTTCCGGTCGAGAAGGCGTTCTTCGGCCGGTTCGGAGCGCTCCGGGACGTGCCGAGCCCGCGAGCCCGGGACGCCGGCCGGCTGTTCGCCCTCGCGGCGACGGAAGGCGCGCCGGCGGGGGAGGCGCTCGTCGCCGTGGGCGATCATCTCCGTGAACTCGCCCGCGTCGAGCGCGAGGCGCGTCGGGAGCTGGCGACGATCACCGGCACACTCTCGAACACGGCGGCGCTGTTCGGCCCGCTGGTCGGGGGTGTCTCCGTCGCGATGGTAGGGCGTATCCCCGCGGACGCTGGCGGTACCGGCGGGGCGCTCGGAGGCAGCGGTGCGTCCGCATCGGCCGCGCTCGCTCCGGCCTCGATCGGGCCGATCGTCGGCGTCTACGTGCTCCTGCTCGCGGCGACCTTGACCGGGCTCGCGACCGCGCTGGAGCGCGGGATCGATCGATCGCTGCTCGGTTACCGGGTCGGGCTCGCACTCCCCACCGCGACGGCAGCCTACGTCGCGGCGGTCGTCGCCGGTGGCACGCTACTCTGA